Genomic DNA from Thermotoga petrophila RKU-1:
CGAGTGCGAACTACGAGAGTCCTGATTTCGAAGGGGCGGCGCGTTTTCTGATCGACTTTCTGAAAGAATTCGACTTCTCACTCCTCGATCCCTTCACCATGCTGAACATAAACGTTCCCGCTGGTGAGATAAAGGGATGGAAATTCACAAGACAGAGCAGAAGAAGGTGGAACGATTACTTCGAAGAGAGAGTCTCACCTTTTGGGGAGAAGTACTATTGGATGATGGGAGAGGTCATCGAAGACGACGATAGAGATGACGTTGACTACAAAGCTGTTAGAGAAGGGTACGTCTCCATCACTCCGATACATCCCTTCCTCACGAACGAACGGTGTCTGAAGAAGTTAAGGGAGGTGTACGATTGATGTACAGAATAAGAGTCTTTGGGGATCCTGTTTTGAGAAAGAGGGCAAAACCCGTCACGAAGTTCGACGACAACCTGGAAAAGACCATAGAGAGAATGATAGAGACAATGTATCACTACGACGGTGTGGGGCTTGCAGCGCCACAGGTTGGAATATCTCAGAGGTTCTTCGTCATGGACGTTGGAAATGGCCCGGTTGCCGTGATAAACCCTGAGATCCTTGAAATCGATCCCGAAACCGAAGTGGCAGAGGAAGGATGTCTCAGCTTTCCCGAGATCTTCGTCGAGATAGAAAGGAGCAAAAGAATAAAGGTCAGATACCAGAACACGAAGGGAGAATACGTGGAAGAGGTGCTGGAAGGTTACGCTGCAAGGGTTTTTCAGCACGAGTTCGATCATCTGAACGGAGTTTTGATCATCGATCGAATCAGTCCAGCGAAGCGCCTTTTGCTCAGAAAGAAACTCATGGACATAGCAAGAACCGTTAAGAGATGAGGAGGGAAGAGACGTGAAAAGGTGGTTGCTTTTGATTTCCTTGATGGTGTTCTCCGCGGTTGTGTTTTCGTTCTCCGCACCCGTTGATTCTCCAAGGGTTTCGGCAACTTTCGGTGAGTACAGAGGGAGTGGAAACAGAGGACCTCATTTTCACATGGGAATCGACTTTTCTACGGGATTGAAAGAAGGAGTTCCCATATACGCCTCCGAGAGAGGCTGGCTCGTCAGAATCGAAATAGACGAGGACGATATATACGGCTACACAGTGGTTCTGGAACACGAGAATGGATACAGAACGCTCTACGCCCATCTGAGCAGATTCTCGAAAAAACTGGAAACGGTAGCGAGTTCTTTGAAACAAGAGTTCGGGAATGTGAGGATCGTCGTGAACTTCCCTGAGAAAGAGATCTGGTTCGAAAAAGGTGAAGTCGTCGGATACTCAGGAACCACAGGAGAGGCACCCATTCCCCACGCACACTTCGAGATAAGAGACAGGAACGAGGAAGTTTCCTACGACCCTTCGACTTTCTTGAACCTTCCAAAACCCGTGGATGAGGATATTGTTCTGGAAAAAATAAAGATAGGAGACAGTGTGTACGATTTCGTCGAGGGGAGGACGTACCCGTTCAGTGGAAATTTCCCGGATCTTGCGATCAAAGCCTATTCGAAAGGGTTCAACAACACGTTAGGACTCAAGAAGATCTCACTCCTTTTGGAAGGTGAAGAGATCTATCAGATCTCTTTCGATCAGATTCCCTGGTCCGAGTTCACAAACGTCTGGGGAGTGTACGATAGGAAGTCCGTTTCGGCCGCGTACAGGTTTGAGCTCTGGTACAAATTGTTCCCCGAAACGTTTTCTTCGATGATAAAGGTGAACAAATTTCCCGAATTGGGAAAAGCCCCAGATTTTGCCAAATACACAGTCGTTATTGAAGATATCTGGGGCATGAAGAAGGAATTTTCTTTCTACCTGCAGCGGAGGTGAAATCATGCTCTTTCTGTTTTTTGGGAAAAAAAAGAAAGACCTGAACAAAAATCCGTTTTACAGGGAAAAAGGGGCTCTTGTAATTTACATAAAATGTGACAGATGTGGGGAAGTCTTCAGAAGTCATCTGAGAACGGGGTACGATTTCATCGTGGATTACGATAACCCGGGCGTTCCTTACAAGATAGACAAGCTCTATGTGGGTTCAAAATGTCCCAACAAGATACATCTTGTTGCGACCTTCACGTCTTCTTATAAACCGGTGTCTGTTTCTCTGGAGGGTGGAACTTTTATAACCCGAGAAGAATTTGAAGAATCGCAAAAACAATGATGTAACCTTTTTTTAAGAAAGATTGTGATAAACTATCAAGGCTGTTATAAGATCAGCGAAAGGAGGATGGGAGATGAGAAGACTTTTCACCAGCGAGAGCGTAACAGAAGGGCATCCGGACAAAATCGCCGACCAAATTTCCGACGCCATACTCGACGCCATGCTCGAGCAGGATCCAAGGAGCAGGGTTGCCGTTGAAACACTCGTAACAACAGGGCTTGTCATCATCGCGGGAGAGGTTACCACCAGAGCTTATGTTGAGATCCCCGATATAGCGAGAAAGACCATTCTGGAGATAGGATACACGAGGGCGAAGTACGGATTCGATGGGGAAACCTGCGGAGTGCTCACCAGCATCCACAGTCAGTCTCCTGACATAGCTCTCGGTGTAGACAAGGCGCTCGAGGTCAAAACAGGAGAGGAAGTGGCTGACGAGTTCGAGGCGCTCGGAGCTGGCGACCAGGGAATCATGTTCGGCTACGCCACCAACGAAACCCCTGAGTACATGCCCCTTCCCATAACTCTCGCCCACAAACTCGCCATGAGACTCGCTGAGGTCAGAAAGAACGGGACTCTTCCTTTCCTCAGGCCAGATGGAAAGACACAGGTGACCATAGAATACGAGGACGACAAACCAGTCCGTGTCGACACAGTGCTTATTTCAACTCAGCACGATCCGGATATCTCCCAGGCAGATCTGAGAGAGGCGATAATAGAACACGTCATAAATCCTGTGATTCCAGAACAGTACAGGGACGACAAAATGAAGATACTGGTGAATCCAACGGGAAGATTCGTTCTTGGAGGTCCCATGGCCGACACGGGGCTCACAGGGAGAAAGATCATCGTTGACACTTACGGTGGTTGGGTACCCCACGGCGGAGGGGCGTTCAGCGGAAAAGATCCCACAAAGGTTGACAGATCGGCTCACTATATGGCAAGATATGTAGCGAAGAACGTTGTGGCTGCAGGTCTTGCGGACAAGTTCCTCATACAGCTTTCTTACGCTATAGGTGTCGCGAAACCCGTTTCCATAATGATCGACACGTATGGAACCGCGAAGGTGGATGAAGACAAACTTCTCAAGGTGATCACTGAACTGTTCGATTTCAGACCGGGTGCGATCATAAAGAAACTGAATCTTTTGAGACCTATTTACAGGAAAACAGCCGCCTACGGTCACTTTGGAAGGAACGAAGAGGAATTCACATGGGAGAAACTCGACATGGTAGATGAGTTGAAAAGAGCTTTCAATATGTAAGGGAGGGATCAAGTAGTGCCGAATATCAAATCTGCAAAGAAAAGGGTCAGAGTTTCTGAAAAGAGAAGACTCAGAAACAAGGCTTACAAGACTTTCTTCAAGAACAGAATAAAAGAGGTTCTCAAAGCTATCGAGAACAAAGAACCGAAAGAAG
This window encodes:
- the metK gene encoding methionine adenosyltransferase, translating into MRRLFTSESVTEGHPDKIADQISDAILDAMLEQDPRSRVAVETLVTTGLVIIAGEVTTRAYVEIPDIARKTILEIGYTRAKYGFDGETCGVLTSIHSQSPDIALGVDKALEVKTGEEVADEFEALGAGDQGIMFGYATNETPEYMPLPITLAHKLAMRLAEVRKNGTLPFLRPDGKTQVTIEYEDDKPVRVDTVLISTQHDPDISQADLREAIIEHVINPVIPEQYRDDKMKILVNPTGRFVLGGPMADTGLTGRKIIVDTYGGWVPHGGGAFSGKDPTKVDRSAHYMARYVAKNVVAAGLADKFLIQLSYAIGVAKPVSIMIDTYGTAKVDEDKLLKVITELFDFRPGAIIKKLNLLRPIYRKTAAYGHFGRNEEEFTWEKLDMVDELKRAFNM
- a CDS encoding M23 family metallopeptidase, with the protein product MKRWLLLISLMVFSAVVFSFSAPVDSPRVSATFGEYRGSGNRGPHFHMGIDFSTGLKEGVPIYASERGWLVRIEIDEDDIYGYTVVLEHENGYRTLYAHLSRFSKKLETVASSLKQEFGNVRIVVNFPEKEIWFEKGEVVGYSGTTGEAPIPHAHFEIRDRNEEVSYDPSTFLNLPKPVDEDIVLEKIKIGDSVYDFVEGRTYPFSGNFPDLAIKAYSKGFNNTLGLKKISLLLEGEEIYQISFDQIPWSEFTNVWGVYDRKSVSAAYRFELWYKLFPETFSSMIKVNKFPELGKAPDFAKYTVVIEDIWGMKKEFSFYLQRR
- the def gene encoding peptide deformylase — encoded protein: MYRIRVFGDPVLRKRAKPVTKFDDNLEKTIERMIETMYHYDGVGLAAPQVGISQRFFVMDVGNGPVAVINPEILEIDPETEVAEEGCLSFPEIFVEIERSKRIKVRYQNTKGEYVEEVLEGYAARVFQHEFDHLNGVLIIDRISPAKRLLLRKKLMDIARTVKR